From Asterias amurensis chromosome 3, ASM3211899v1, a single genomic window includes:
- the LOC139935131 gene encoding ficolin-2-like, translating to METDGGGWTVFQRRKDGSVDFFLDFANYSRGFGNLEGEFWLGNDNLHRLTAQGEYELRVDLSDFQNESSYANYESFSIADESDNYRLTVRGYSSGTAGDSLIHQNQNQFSIKDQDNDAGDRNCAQLYHGAWWFRNCFSTHLNGVYLRTTAEFAQGIIWYGWKRSYSPLKTTEMKIRPSSR from the exons atggagacagacgGTGGTGGATGGACG GTTTTCCAGCGGCGGAAGGACGGCAGTGTTGATTTCTTTTTGGACTTTGCCAACTACAGCCGTGGCTTTGGGAATCTAGAAGGGGAGTTCTGGCTCGGTAATGACAACTTGCACCGTCTGACTGCTCAGGGCGAGTACGAACTCCGCGTCGATCTCTCAGACTTCCAAAACGAATCCAGTTATGCCAACTATGAATCGTTCAGCATCGCTGATGAGAGCGACAACTATAGGCTGACGGTAAGGGGCTACTCATCAGGGACCGCAG GTGACTCGTTGATACACCAGAATCAGAACCAGTTCTCTATCAAAGACCAAGACAACGATGCAGGCGACAGGAACTGTGCCCAGCTGTACCACGGTGCGTGGTGGTTCAGGAACTGCTTCTCAACTCATCTTAACGGGGTATATCTTCGGACCACGGCTGAATTTGCTCAGGGAATTATTTGGTATGGCTGGAAGAGGTCGTATTCTCCACTCAAAACCACAGAGATGAAAATTCGACCCTCTTCACGTTAA